Proteins encoded within one genomic window of Anastrepha ludens isolate Willacy chromosome 4, idAnaLude1.1, whole genome shotgun sequence:
- the LOC128862555 gene encoding venom acid phosphatase Acph-1-like — translation MSRTHFSNKHRLAMTGAVVAVVFLILCLLSSNVFSFVPIEQADADTLELLHVVFRHGPRTPADTYPNDPYINHTFPPFGWGQITNNGKRELFGIGTWMRKRYADFMAPYYHPDAVHAQATGVARTHMTLQTVLASFFPPKDTAMEWNPKYNWQPVPVFSQPLNDDTLLLVRTPCPRYFEALGEVLELPNVRAEIEPYLSMFSELTALTGLNITQPEDVQSLYLTLLAEQEFGLQLPQWTKTYFPQQMQFLTDQSYIYNVYTPEMQKIKAGPFLKKMFTEMLEKRNGELQPNKRKLFIYTGHDTTVVNILSALKVWKPQLPRYSVMTIFELHKNKNTGEYYVETYFRSNAKAPLEKLIIPGCDFQCPLDKLIKLSQDVIPTEADNERCKSRNEDFTEPPLKGP, via the exons ATGTCGCGCACACATTTCTCTAATAAACACCGCCTAGCAATGACTGGCGCAGTGGTGGcggtagtttttttaattttatgtttgctTAGCTCAAACGTTTTTTCATTCGTGCCTATAGAACAAGCTGATGCCGATACTTTAGAATTATTGCATGTG GTATTTCGTCATGGCCCACGTACACCAGCTGATACGTATCCAAATGATCCATACATTAATCACACATTCCCCCCATTTGGATGGGGGCAGATAACCAAT AATGGCAAACGTGAGCTATTTGGCATTGGAACGTGGATGCGCAAGCGTTATGCAGACTTTATGGCGCCATACTACCACCCAGAC GCGGTACATGCACAAGCGACTGGCGTTGCACGCACCCACATGACCCTGCAGACGGTATTAGCAAGTTTTTTCCCCCCAAAGGATACTGCCATGGAATGGAATCCAAAATATAATTGGCAACCAGTGCCGGTATTTTCACAGCCACTCAACGATGATACG TTGCTGTTGGTGCGAACGCCTTGCCCGCGTTATTTCGAGGCTTTAGGTGAAGTTTTAGAATTGCCAAATGTGAGAGCAGAAATTGAACCATACCTCAGTATGTTCAGCGAGTTAACAGCTTTAACAGGACTAAATATAACTCAGCCAGAAGATGTACAATCGCTCTACTTAACACTTTTAGCAGAG caagAATTTGGACTACAACTACCTCAATGGACCAAAACTTACTTTCCCCAGCAAATGCAGTTCCTAACCGATCAAAGTTATATTTACAATGTTTATACGCCGGAAATGCAAAAGATAAAAGCGGgaccatttttaaaaaaaatgtttaccgaaaTGCTGGAAAAGCGTAATGGCGAACTTCAGCCAAATaagagaaaattatttatttacactgGTCACGATACCACTGTGGTAAATATTTTATCAGCATTAAAAGTATGGAAGCCTCAATTGCCTCGATATTCGGTTATGACGATTTTTGAGttacacaaaaataagaatACCGGAGAGTATTATGTAGAG acATACTTCCGTAGTAATGCAAAAGCACCACTTGAGAAGCTGATAATACCAGGCTGTGATTTCCAATGTCCTTTGGACAAATTAATCAAATTAAGTCAAGATGTTATTCCAACCGAGGCTGATAACGAGCGTTGCAAGTCAAGGAATGAAGATTTTACAGAGCCACCACTCAAAGGGCCATAA